From the Lacipirellulaceae bacterium genome, the window CTTGCCACAGGCTGAGTTTGAGTTGCACGATTCCCGCGACGATCAGCGCCAACAGGAACCACCAAGCGCGGTTTGCTGCCGTCGCCGCTGGTTCTCCGCGAAACAACAGTGACGAAGCTTGGTGGATGCCAAACAAGATCAGCAGTGTTTTGAACTCCGTTGGGCCGAAGCGAGCGAGCGTGAACTCGCCGGTCATCTTCGACTTAATATTAGTCAGCACGGCCATCGCGTAGAGCACGACGATACCCGCAGCGGCGAACCAGGGCTGTTCGCTGCTGTAGGCGAGGCCGGCGGTCCAGTAGCTGAAGGAGAGCGGGTCGACAAAGTGGTCGAGCAATTCACCTCCGTTGCGACACTGGCCGGTCGCGCGTGCGTGGGTGCCGTCGAGGCAATCGC encodes:
- a CDS encoding CDP-alcohol phosphatidyltransferase family protein, which encodes MEASEKSRDSTPEKPSAPHRVSHSLLDPWLSGPLKSLYGKLNIPASFPPEGIVLTGHVMAILGAIGFAFSASQWWGGLLAALGVAANHTCDCLDGTHARATGQCRNGGELLDHFVDPLSFSYWTAGLAYSSEQPWFAAAGIVVLYAMAVLTNIKSKMTGEFTLARFGPTEFKTLLILFGIHQASSLLFRGEPAATAANRAWWFLLALIVAGIVQLKLSLWQAVKEVNSEGAKQPDTTEWEVGK